Within Clostridia bacterium, the genomic segment AACCGGAAGGCCCGCGCCGATAGCGGCAGCCATCGGCTCCTCAATGAGAAAGGCCTCTTTAGCGCCAGCCTGGATGGCGGAGTCGTGAATCACACGTCGCTCAACCTGAGTGACTCCTGATGGAACCCCAATGACAACCCTCGGCTTGAACACGCCATGCCTCTTTGAGGCCTTGTCGATGAAATGGCGCAGCATGGTTACTGTCACGTCGAGATCGGCGATCACTCCGTCCCTCATTGGTCGAACAGCAATGATGCACGCGGGCGTGCGTCCCACCATCTTCTTGGCATCGTTTCCGACTGCCAGTATCTCCTGGGTATCGCGGTCGATAGCGATAACCGACGGCTCTTGGAGCACTATGCCCTTGCCTCTGACGTACACAAGAGTGTTTGCGGTGCCGAGGTCGATGCCCATGTCCTTCGACAGCCCGCCGAAAAGCGAGGAAAGCGCCATGGCGAATGGCTCCCTTCTAACGCAAGATTGGCACTAGCCCGAACTGAGCAAACCTTTTTCCTTGAAGCTGAAGTAGATGTTGTCGCCTATGATGAGATGATCTATTACTTCAATCCCGATGAGGGAGCCTGCACGAACTAGCCTCTTCGTGATTGCGATATCCTCAGGGCTCGGAGAAGGATCACCGCTGGGATGATTGTGCGCGACAATCACTCCGGCGCTGGCCGCCCTGATTGCTGCCCTGAACACTTCGCGGGGGTGCACAATCGAAGAGTTCAGAGTGCCAACTGAGATGACCGCTGTATCCACGATCCGATTTCGAGTGTCGAGGAAGATCGCCCTGAACTCCTCTTTCTCGAGATAACGCATCGCCGGCATCAGGATTCCAGCTGCATCCCCGGGCCCGCCTATCTCAGGCCTCGATTCGCCCTCGCATAGCAACACCCTGCGGCCGAGCTCAATCGCTGCCTGTATCTGGCCCGCGCGAACCACGCCAATTCCAGGCACACTCAATAGCTCCAGCATACTTGCAGTCGCAAGTCCGCGCGTTCCT encodes:
- the radC gene encoding DNA repair protein RadC, producing MSRENGSSAGKGGERAGVGRAIREMPVGERPMERLLEYGLGAVSTGELIAIIIRCGRPGESAVDVASRLLAERGGTRGLATASMLELLSVPGIGVVRAGQIQAAIELGRRVLLCEGESRPEIGGPGDAAGILMPAMRYLEKEEFRAIFLDTRNRIVDTAVISVGTLNSSIVHPREVFRAAIRAASAGVIVAHNHPSGDPSPSPEDIAITKRLVRAGSLIGIEVIDHLIIGDNIYFSFKEKGLLSSG